From one Cyanobacterium stanieri PCC 7202 genomic stretch:
- a CDS encoding FHA domain protein (PFAM: FHA domain~InterPro IPR000253~KEGG: cya:CYA_2692 FHA domain-containing protein~PFAM: Forkhead-associated protein~SMART: Forkhead-associated protein~SPTR: Putative uncharacterized protein): MEIKLVTENPVTEEQEEQIFSLPIVIGRDRSQLPDKIDNQQSTPITLLDSQNLISRFHATIKQSNHEIILEDRSSNGTFISNQRIHQQSHPLNNGDIITIGNYSITIAWGLPPTVLMPTSTSTILSPDLQPYSPQKSQQEDDRTSTIIFDPETDLIQPQANLTATPAVPQNTFPPAHIFQDEKISLSALQRTNLPIQEVTYLSVGGGLGSFVYADHLRIAGVEAEKIAVVGLNPIPYGRYERLLRNCQIFRYKRIRSGSDSCPDNLWGWPGYALREAWREFFAGHFNLAFTCLWQVFAEPVLADTYTPIADNVFNSIDREGKRIGWEKMFYQGSVRAIRKTEDGRYCIAYSASKPGQTDHRFIITNFVHICTGYPALKLLPDLQRYRDDTGDLKSVVQGYEPHDHVYEQLERKGGTVIIRGSGIVASQIMDRLYLAYKANPKLKIIHMNREPRKGSKYGMAQRAVENDWEFQPYNWPKATWGGDMRKMIEEATPHRRRELLQIWGGTTTSSRKPWRRLVKQGLQEGWYEIRYGLVKEVKPDVNGGVISTLLTNKGENTIHADFIIDCTGLVSDPLQNPLLNDLVNHYQLSLNIQGRLDVENDFEIKKMRNGNGKVFANGIITLGGPYAGVDTFLGLQYSAHRIIESLALLNAPDINYISGVHSLIQWLKWARNEKP; encoded by the coding sequence ATGGAAATTAAATTAGTCACCGAAAACCCCGTCACCGAAGAACAAGAAGAACAAATATTTTCCCTGCCCATCGTCATCGGTAGAGACAGAAGCCAACTCCCCGACAAAATTGATAACCAACAATCTACCCCCATCACCCTCCTAGACTCCCAAAACTTAATTTCTCGATTCCATGCCACCATCAAACAATCAAACCACGAGATTATCCTAGAAGATAGAAGCAGTAACGGCACCTTTATCAGTAACCAAAGAATCCACCAACAATCCCACCCCCTTAATAACGGCGATATTATCACCATCGGTAACTATAGCATCACCATTGCTTGGGGATTGCCTCCCACCGTATTAATGCCCACCAGTACCTCCACCATTCTAAGCCCTGATCTACAACCCTATTCCCCACAAAAATCACAGCAAGAAGACGATCGCACCTCAACCATTATTTTTGACCCAGAAACCGACCTAATTCAACCCCAGGCCAACCTCACCGCCACCCCTGCCGTACCACAAAATACCTTCCCCCCTGCCCATATCTTCCAAGACGAAAAAATATCCCTCTCCGCCCTCCAAAGAACTAACCTACCCATCCAAGAAGTAACCTATCTCTCCGTGGGGGGTGGCTTAGGCAGCTTCGTTTATGCCGATCATCTGCGCATTGCAGGGGTAGAAGCGGAAAAAATTGCCGTAGTCGGTTTAAATCCTATTCCCTACGGTAGATACGAACGATTATTACGTAACTGTCAAATTTTTCGTTACAAAAGAATTAGATCTGGTTCCGATTCATGTCCCGATAACCTATGGGGATGGCCAGGCTATGCCCTACGGGAAGCATGGCGAGAATTTTTTGCAGGACATTTCAATCTAGCCTTTACCTGCTTATGGCAAGTTTTCGCCGAACCCGTCTTGGCAGATACCTATACCCCCATCGCCGATAATGTTTTCAACTCCATTGACAGAGAAGGCAAACGCATCGGTTGGGAAAAAATGTTTTATCAAGGTAGTGTGAGAGCGATTCGTAAAACCGAAGATGGACGCTATTGTATCGCCTACTCTGCCAGTAAACCGGGGCAAACCGATCACCGTTTTATCATCACCAACTTTGTCCATATCTGTACAGGTTATCCCGCCCTCAAACTTCTTCCCGATTTACAACGTTACCGAGATGATACAGGGGATTTAAAATCCGTAGTGCAAGGATACGAACCCCACGATCATGTTTATGAACAACTCGAAAGAAAGGGGGGAACTGTCATTATTCGAGGTTCGGGCATTGTTGCCTCACAAATTATGGATCGCTTGTATTTAGCTTATAAAGCAAATCCCAAGTTAAAAATTATCCACATGAATCGAGAACCAAGGAAGGGTAGTAAATATGGTATGGCCCAAAGAGCAGTAGAAAATGACTGGGAATTTCAACCCTACAACTGGCCCAAGGCTACGTGGGGAGGAGATATGCGCAAAATGATCGAGGAAGCCACACCCCATCGACGACGGGAGTTGTTACAAATCTGGGGCGGTACCACTACCAGTAGCCGTAAGCCTTGGCGTAGGTTGGTTAAACAGGGTTTACAGGAAGGATGGTATGAAATTCGTTATGGATTGGTGAAGGAGGTAAAACCTGATGTTAATGGGGGGGTAATTAGTACCTTATTAACCAATAAGGGAGAAAATACGATCCATGCCGACTTTATTATTGATTGTACTGGCTTGGTTTCTGATCCCTTACAAAATCCTTTGTTAAATGATTTGGTTAATCACTATCAATTATCTTTAAATATTCAGGGTAGGCTTGATGTGGAGAATGATTTTGAAATCAAAAAAATGCGTAATGGAAATGGTAAGGTTTTCGCCAATGGCATTATTACTTTAGGAGGGCCTTATGCGGGGGTAGATACTTTTTTGGGTTTACAATATTCTGCCCATCGTATCATTGAGAGTTTAGCACTACTAAATGCACCAGATATTAATTATATTTCGGGGGTACATTCTTTGATTCAGTGGTTGAAGTGGGCGAGGAATGAAAAACCTTAA
- a CDS encoding FHA domain protein (PFAM: FHA domain~InterPro IPR000253~KEGG: cyb:CYB_1386 FHA domain-containing protein~PFAM: Forkhead-associated protein~SPTR: FHA domain protein) codes for MYLITLAWQENKEIRTRTIAQSDRTIQPHKIIIGRSEEECDIVLKNSDPLIIRTVSKTHLEIFYDQEQNKFLAKNLTQNRQPPKKPNPLIIDGKKIIYDTPEIHKNTIIKLGKITMVVRNIELPDHRGEYIIKCSGPKKHTLTPEYEGLNCPYCGYVVFTGTTLK; via the coding sequence ATGTATCTAATCACCCTTGCATGGCAAGAAAATAAAGAAATTCGTACTCGAACCATCGCCCAGAGCGATCGCACCATACAACCCCATAAAATCATTATTGGTAGATCAGAAGAAGAATGCGACATAGTTTTAAAAAACTCAGATCCCCTGATCATCAGAACAGTTTCCAAAACCCACCTAGAAATTTTTTATGACCAAGAACAAAATAAATTTTTAGCCAAAAACCTGACCCAAAATCGTCAACCACCCAAAAAACCAAACCCCTTGATTATTGATGGAAAAAAAATCATTTACGACACCCCAGAAATACATAAAAACACCATCATAAAACTAGGAAAAATCACCATGGTAGTCAGAAATATTGAACTGCCAGATCACCGAGGAGAATATATCATCAAATGCTCCGGCCCCAAAAAACATACTCTCACCCCAGAATATGAAGGCTTAAACTGTCCCTACTGCGGTTATGTCGTCTTCACAGGAACCACCCTCAAATAA
- a CDS encoding Carboxymethylenebutenolidase (PFAM: Dienelactone hydrolase family~COGs: COG0412 Dienelactone hydrolase~KEGG: cyc:PCC7424_1898 carboxymethylenebutenolidase~PRIAM: Carboxymethylenebutenolidase~SPTR: Carboxymethylenebutenolidase), with product MRKFIYFAIASFFLVISFAFFNVNQPTSAKVSDYVQYMAEAHKGDRPIPTGIITQSSDIEVVGEMVEYANLDGEMVSGYISRPAGVEEPLPGVILIHEWWGLNDNIKAMTDKMAAEGYVALAVDLYKGDSADNPDDAMELVQRAIASSSELEDNLKQAYDYLKNQANAPKIASMGWCFGGLWSLNTALLLPTELDAVVIYYGGNITTDPEKLATLEMPILGIFGELDQNPSVELVREFEQVLQSLDKDVEIHIYENADHAFSNSSGTRYNPEAAEDAWEKTTEFLARHLQ from the coding sequence ATGCGTAAATTTATTTATTTTGCGATAGCATCTTTTTTCTTAGTAATATCCTTTGCATTTTTCAATGTCAATCAGCCAACCTCTGCCAAAGTTTCCGACTATGTACAGTATATGGCAGAAGCTCATAAGGGCGATCGCCCCATACCCACAGGAATCATCACTCAATCTTCTGATATAGAGGTAGTAGGGGAAATGGTGGAATATGCCAATCTTGACGGTGAAATGGTATCAGGTTATATTTCTCGTCCTGCGGGGGTAGAAGAACCCTTACCGGGGGTTATTTTAATCCATGAATGGTGGGGATTAAACGATAATATCAAAGCCATGACAGACAAAATGGCCGCCGAAGGTTATGTCGCCCTAGCCGTTGATTTGTATAAAGGAGATAGTGCCGATAACCCCGATGATGCCATGGAATTGGTACAAAGGGCGATCGCCTCTAGCTCAGAACTAGAAGACAACCTGAAACAAGCCTATGACTACCTCAAAAACCAAGCCAACGCCCCTAAAATAGCCTCTATGGGCTGGTGTTTCGGTGGACTATGGTCGTTAAATACAGCCCTCCTCCTGCCCACAGAATTAGACGCAGTAGTCATCTACTATGGTGGTAACATTACCACCGATCCCGAAAAACTAGCAACCCTAGAAATGCCCATTCTTGGTATTTTTGGAGAACTAGACCAAAATCCCTCCGTCGAACTCGTCCGAGAATTTGAACAAGTCTTACAAAGTCTTGATAAAGACGTGGAAATTCATATCTACGAAAACGCAGATCATGCCTTTTCCAACTCATCAGGTACCCGATACAACCCCGAAGCAGCCGAAGACGCTTGGGAAAAAACCACCGAATTTTTAGCAAGACACTTGCAATAA
- a CDS encoding DNA-cytosine methyltransferase (PFAM: C-5 cytosine-specific DNA methylase~TIGRFAM: DNA-methyltransferase (dcm)~COGs: COG0270 Site-specific DNA methylase~InterPro IPR018117:IPR001525~KEGG: dcm; C-5 cytosine-specific DNA methylase~PFAM: C-5 cytosine-specific DNA methylase~PRIAM: DNA (cytosine-5-)-methyltransferase~SPTR: Cytosine-specific methyltransferase;~TIGRFAM: DNA-cytosine methyltransferase), whose product MCKQIITEALLADILSVSRATIEKWKIIGKIKPSKNGQYCLEDLQHFDPIKWIINSQWEEQQKITPIRKYKSIELFAGAGGLAIGLEKAGFHNMVLNELDKDSCKTLRFNRPHWNVIEKDISKVDFSDYSQYSVDLLSGGFPCQAFSYAGNKLGFEDVRGTLFFEFARAIKELQPKVFLGENVRGLLNHDQGKTLETIKSIIEELGYILIKPKVLKAIFYRVPQKRERLFLIGIRKDLFKYTNFRWPDPFSKIMTLRDALKKGDLYDQDCPPSSGQNYPTKKQKVMEMVPPGGCWIDLPEDVKREYMGKSYFLGGGKTGIARRLSFELPSLTLTCSPAQKQTERCHPEETRPLTIREYARVQTFPDDWNFIGSISSQYRQIGNAVPINLAWALGNQLVAVLNQIENRVENHSMRVSNIENNQQMNLFDFDFYVQKTKS is encoded by the coding sequence ATGTGTAAACAAATTATCACAGAGGCTTTATTGGCGGATATTTTATCCGTTTCTCGAGCCACCATAGAAAAATGGAAAATAATAGGTAAAATAAAACCATCAAAAAATGGTCAATATTGTTTAGAAGATTTACAACATTTTGACCCCATAAAATGGATTATTAATTCTCAATGGGAAGAACAACAAAAAATAACTCCCATTAGAAAATACAAATCCATAGAACTATTTGCAGGGGCGGGAGGTTTAGCTATTGGTTTGGAAAAAGCAGGTTTTCATAACATGGTACTTAATGAGTTGGATAAAGATTCGTGTAAAACTTTACGCTTTAATCGACCTCATTGGAATGTGATTGAAAAAGATATTAGTAAAGTTGATTTTTCTGATTATAGTCAATATAGTGTTGATTTGTTGTCAGGGGGTTTTCCTTGTCAAGCATTTTCCTATGCAGGAAATAAATTAGGTTTTGAAGATGTGAGAGGAACACTTTTTTTTGAGTTTGCTAGGGCTATAAAAGAATTGCAACCAAAAGTTTTTTTAGGAGAAAATGTAAGAGGTTTATTAAATCATGATCAAGGTAAAACCTTAGAAACAATTAAATCTATAATTGAAGAATTAGGATATATTTTAATCAAACCTAAAGTTTTAAAAGCTATTTTTTATCGTGTACCTCAAAAACGAGAAAGATTATTTTTAATTGGTATTAGAAAAGATTTATTTAAATATACAAATTTTAGATGGCCAGATCCTTTTTCAAAAATAATGACTTTAAGGGATGCTCTCAAAAAAGGAGATTTGTATGATCAAGATTGTCCTCCATCTTCGGGTCAAAATTATCCTACTAAAAAACAAAAAGTCATGGAAATGGTTCCTCCGGGGGGTTGTTGGATAGATCTACCTGAAGATGTAAAACGGGAGTATATGGGTAAGAGTTATTTTTTGGGAGGTGGAAAAACGGGTATTGCTAGAAGGTTATCTTTTGAACTTCCTAGTTTGACCTTAACCTGTTCTCCTGCACAAAAACAAACGGAAAGATGTCACCCAGAAGAAACTAGACCTCTTACTATTCGAGAGTATGCTAGAGTCCAAACTTTTCCTGATGATTGGAATTTTATCGGTTCGATTAGTAGTCAATATCGCCAGATTGGGAATGCTGTACCTATTAATTTGGCTTGGGCTTTGGGTAATCAATTAGTGGCGGTGTTAAATCAAATTGAGAATAGGGTGGAAAATCATAGTATGAGAGTTAGCAATATAGAAAATAACCAACAAATGAATTTATTTGATTTTGATTTTTATGTTCAAAAAACTAAGAGTTAA
- a CDS encoding amidohydrolase (PFAM: Peptidase family M20/M25/M40; Peptidase dimerisation domain~TIGRFAM: amidohydrolase~COGs: COG1473 Metal-dependent amidase/aminoacylase/carboxypeptidase~InterPro IPR002933:IPR011650:IPR010168:IPR017439~KEGG: cyc:PCC7424_3557 amidohydrolase~PFAM: peptidase M20; peptidase dimerisation domain protein~SPTR: Amidohydrolase;~TIGRFAM: amidohydrolase), whose translation MDTIVKNAQIRAEILDLQPQLVEWRRRMHQYPELGFRENLTADFISYKLTEWGIDHQKGVAKTGIVATIKSDVPGKVLGIRADMDALPVFELNEVSYKSRHEGVMHACGHDGHSAIALGIAHYLAHNKDKFKGTVKIIFQPAEEGPGGAKPMIEEGVLKNPDVDAIVGLHLWNNLPLGTMGIREGALMAAVECFKCQIFGKGGHGAMPDQTIDSIMVGAQIVNGLQTIVSRNIKPTDSAVVTVGKFQGGTALNVIADTVKMSGTVRYFNPKYEKFIGERIEAIIKGICESHGATYDLDYWQLYPPVINNSRITELVKSVALDVVETPLGVVPECQTMGGEDMSFFLQQVPGCYFFLGSANAEKGLDYPHHHPRFDFDETALSLGVEMFARCVEKINR comes from the coding sequence ATGGATACTATTGTTAAAAATGCTCAGATTCGAGCAGAAATTCTTGATTTACAGCCCCAATTAGTGGAATGGCGCAGGAGAATGCACCAGTATCCTGAGTTAGGTTTTAGAGAAAATTTAACGGCTGATTTTATTAGTTATAAGCTGACTGAATGGGGCATCGATCACCAAAAAGGTGTGGCTAAAACGGGTATTGTTGCCACCATCAAAAGTGATGTGCCAGGGAAAGTTCTGGGGATTCGGGCAGATATGGATGCTTTGCCTGTATTTGAGTTGAACGAAGTTTCTTATAAGTCTCGTCATGAGGGGGTTATGCACGCTTGTGGTCATGATGGACACAGTGCGATCGCCCTTGGAATTGCCCATTATTTAGCCCATAACAAGGATAAATTCAAGGGAACGGTAAAAATCATCTTTCAACCTGCCGAAGAGGGACCAGGGGGCGCTAAACCGATGATTGAGGAAGGAGTATTAAAAAATCCTGATGTAGATGCGATCGTTGGTTTACACCTCTGGAACAACTTACCCCTCGGTACCATGGGCATCAGAGAAGGAGCATTAATGGCGGCGGTGGAATGTTTTAAATGTCAAATTTTTGGTAAAGGGGGACATGGGGCTATGCCCGATCAAACCATTGACTCCATTATGGTGGGCGCTCAAATAGTCAACGGTTTACAAACCATTGTGAGTAGAAATATTAAACCCACTGATTCGGCGGTGGTAACTGTGGGAAAATTCCAAGGGGGAACAGCTTTGAATGTCATCGCTGACACCGTTAAAATGAGTGGCACCGTGCGCTATTTTAACCCCAAATATGAAAAATTTATCGGTGAAAGAATTGAAGCCATTATCAAAGGTATTTGTGAGAGCCATGGGGCAACATACGACCTCGATTACTGGCAACTTTATCCCCCTGTGATCAATAATTCTCGGATTACTGAGTTGGTGAAAAGTGTTGCCCTTGATGTGGTAGAGACTCCCTTGGGAGTAGTACCAGAATGCCAAACCATGGGAGGGGAAGATATGTCCTTTTTCTTGCAACAAGTGCCGGGATGCTATTTCTTTTTAGGTTCAGCTAATGCTGAGAAAGGATTGGACTATCCGCACCATCACCCCCGTTTTGATTTTGATGAAACAGCCCTGAGTTTGGGGGTGGAAATGTTTGCCCGTTGTGTGGAAAAAATTAATCGCTAA
- a CDS encoding hypothetical protein (KEGG: cyc:PCC7424_1467 hypothetical protein~SPTR: Putative uncharacterized protein), whose product MEYIYFIDKASLVIRLINFLIQAPKLRHCELTVVNQIDGWVVRLKAPYLLTQEQYGDLRAFLEEIGFHYRPQVRMNLVFCSLDMGDSPTQVMKDYQVAIVSYGVPDTTEIEAFRLQFSNGLGYCPETLA is encoded by the coding sequence ATGGAATACATATATTTTATCGATAAAGCCAGTCTCGTGATTAGGCTCATTAATTTTTTGATTCAGGCACCCAAGCTCAGACATTGTGAGTTAACCGTGGTCAATCAAATTGATGGTTGGGTGGTTCGTCTCAAGGCACCCTATCTCCTAACCCAAGAACAATATGGGGATTTAAGGGCTTTTTTGGAAGAAATTGGTTTCCATTATCGTCCACAGGTGAGAATGAATTTAGTTTTTTGTAGCCTTGATATGGGAGATTCCCCCACTCAAGTCATGAAAGATTATCAAGTGGCGATAGTTTCCTATGGTGTTCCTGACACCACAGAAATAGAGGCATTTCGTTTACAATTTTCCAACGGTTTAGGCTATTGTCCAGAAACATTAGCCTGA
- a CDS encoding GUN4 domain protein (PFAM: GUN4-like~InterPro IPR008629~KEGG: cyt:cce_0488 hypothetical protein~PFAM: GUN4 domain protein~SPTR: Putative uncharacterized protein), which translates to MNELETLIEKFNQASNKNKLKLVDDIIEKGEEGFQFLREFLFSSQQDVPTPVLGKIYQLLKHSNNQDYQNFINDKIPQGIVKPESSLNIDYSELQQLLIDKEYQKADVLTRVKLCEIAGEKAQQRKWLYFTEISKFPISDLHTIDLLWNVYSEGKFGYSVQRKIWLSQGKDFIELWTKLKWKNGNRWTKYPQEFIWDLSAPLGHLPLSNQLRGVREIDALFAHPAWTTENAMVK; encoded by the coding sequence ATGAATGAATTAGAGACTCTCATCGAAAAATTTAATCAGGCTTCTAATAAAAATAAACTAAAACTTGTTGACGATATAATCGAAAAAGGGGAAGAAGGATTCCAGTTTTTAAGAGAGTTTTTATTTTCATCCCAACAAGATGTCCCCACTCCAGTTTTAGGAAAAATATATCAATTATTAAAACATAGCAATAATCAAGATTATCAAAACTTTATTAATGATAAAATTCCCCAAGGAATCGTCAAACCAGAATCATCTCTAAACATTGACTACTCAGAGTTACAGCAACTATTAATAGATAAAGAATACCAAAAAGCAGATGTACTAACTAGGGTAAAACTATGTGAAATAGCAGGGGAAAAAGCTCAACAAAGAAAATGGCTTTATTTCACCGAAATTTCCAAGTTTCCCATCAGTGATTTACATACTATTGACCTACTTTGGAATGTTTATTCTGAAGGTAAATTTGGCTACAGCGTCCAAAGAAAAATTTGGTTATCCCAAGGAAAAGACTTTATCGAATTATGGACAAAATTAAAATGGAAAAATGGCAATAGATGGACAAAGTATCCCCAAGAATTTATCTGGGATTTAAGCGCCCCCCTCGGACATCTCCCCCTTTCTAATCAGTTGAGAGGAGTTAGGGAAATTGATGCCTTATTTGCCCATCCTGCCTGGACCACAGAAAACGCCATGGTCAAATAA
- a CDS encoding cytidyltransferase-related domain protein (PFAM: Cytidylyltransferase~TIGRFAM: rfaE bifunctional protein, domain II; cytidyltransferase-related domain~COGs: COG2870 ADP-heptose synthase bifunctional sugar kinase/adenylyltransferase~InterPro IPR004820:IPR004821~KEGG: cyc:PCC7424_4960 cytidyltransferase-related domain protein~PFAM: cytidylyltransferase~SPTR: Cytidyltransferase-related domain protein;~TIGRFAM: cytidyltransferase-related domain protein) has translation MGKVYSLEQLKSLIDANPDHWRPLVFTNGCFDLLHVGHIRYLQAAKAQGKTLIVGVNGDRSVAQIKPSNQDKPKRPIIPEAQRAELLTALESVDGVVIFYETTATKIIETIHPDIYVKGGDYQVETLPESPAVFAYGGKIELVDIEIPTSTTKIINKILDINK, from the coding sequence ATGGGCAAAGTATACTCTTTAGAACAGTTAAAATCCTTAATTGATGCCAATCCTGACCATTGGCGCCCCCTTGTGTTTACCAATGGTTGTTTTGACTTACTCCATGTAGGGCATATTCGTTATCTTCAAGCCGCTAAAGCTCAGGGTAAAACCTTGATTGTGGGGGTAAATGGCGATCGCAGCGTAGCCCAAATCAAACCATCCAACCAAGACAAACCAAAACGCCCCATCATTCCAGAAGCCCAAAGAGCAGAACTTTTGACTGCCCTAGAGAGTGTCGATGGAGTAGTTATTTTTTATGAAACCACCGCCACCAAAATCATTGAAACTATCCATCCCGACATCTATGTCAAAGGAGGAGATTATCAAGTTGAAACTTTGCCCGAATCCCCGGCGGTATTCGCCTATGGTGGTAAAATTGAATTGGTTGACATTGAAATCCCAACTTCAACCACTAAAATTATCAATAAAATTTTAGATATAAATAAATAA